GTTAAGGAACTGGCAATGCCAACAAATGGAAACGCTGGTGCAGCATGGGGGTTATATGCTGCCAGGGCTGGTATAATAGCTACCATTGTGATGCCGGCAGATGCGCCCAAAATTACCCGGAATGAAGTCGCTCTATCTGGAGCCAACCTTTATTTAGTGAATGGACTCATTAGTGATGCCGGAAAAATTGTAGGAAAAGCGGTCATGGATTATAACCTTTACGATGCATCCACATTGAAGGAGCCTTATCGGATTGAAGGAAAGAAAACGATGGGGCTGGAAATTGCTGAACAGCTTAATTGGAAAATGCCTGATGTCATTTTATATCCGACTGGCGGTGGTGTCGGTCTGATTGGAATTTATAAGGCGCTGAATGAATTAAAGGAACTGGGCTGGGTCAAGGGAAAGCTACCACGATTAGTAGCTGTTCAATCAACAGGATGTGCACCTATTGTCAAGGCATGGGAGGAAGGGAAGCGTGAATCCGAGTTTTGGAATGATTCTGAAACACTTGCTTTCGGTATCAATGTCCCGAAAGCATTGGGAGATTTTCTAGTGTTAGATGCTATTTATAATACCGATGGCTGTGCGATTGCCATTGATGACGAATCGATGCTTCGGGAACAGGAGAAAGTAGCTAACATGGAAGGAAGCTTTATTTGTCCAGAAGGCGCCGCCGCATTTGCAGCCATTCGCAGATTAAGAGAGAACGGATGGATTGGACGGAATGAAACTGTAGTTGCTTTGAATACGGGAGCTGGAATCAAGTATCCGGATACGGTTCGTGTGAGTGCTGAGATGTTGGGGAAGGGGGATAGGGTTTGATAGGGTGCCGGGATAGGGTGCCTGTCACTTCCTGGTTTTTGTCGTATTTTGTCGAATGCATGAATAGGAATTACACCACTGCTGCTTTAATCCGGCGGAGGCAGGCACCCACAAATAATCCCGGCGATATTAGCTAGGGATTATTTTGCCTGCTATATTTACATATGCTTAATTCTTCCTTTGTACATATCATACAATTCATCGTTATTATATCCATCGATATTTTGGCTTGTGAAGATTGGTAGTTTAGCTCCGTTATCTGCTGCAATTTTCATTCCTTCCGTTACAGCGGTATGTAATAGGGCCATCCCTGATATTGTCGATGCAGCTCCAGTTTGAATTCCGCAAACTTCAAATAACCCATCGCCGGAAGGGACGCAATTGTCCATTACAATATCACCGAACTCATATAATTTTTTCGAACTGCTATGTCTGCTGGGATATTTTTTACTCTGCGCCAATGAGGTCAGAACAATTACTGTATGTTCTTCCTTTTTGGCCCGCATTGCAAATTCGATTGGCAGCGCATTTCTGCCGGAATTCGAAATCACAATAACTAGGTCCCCATCGGCTATTGTTTGTTCTTCCCATAAAATATCCGCAATTCCGCTTACTCGTTCCAGTTTACTGCTTCTAATAGCACCATCGGCAGTAAGGACCGTCGAATCAAGTATTGCATTGATATTAGCTAATCCTCCAGCACGGATAAACAGCTCCAATCCAATCATATGCGAGTGGCCGGTCCCCAGAACATGAATGATTTTGTCGTCAATTATGGCTTTCCCAACTAATTGAGCGACCTGTTCTAAGCTCTCCTTATTCACGCGTTCTACTTGATCCATTTGCTCTTTTATTTTACCTATGTACGTAAACATGCTAGTCCTCCTATCTATTATCTTATTTCTACCTTACCATGTTTTCCGATTGTATTGGGTGGCAGGCACCCAAAAAAGAAAGCCTCCTAACTGGACAACCGTATATGGAACCGATACAGTAATTGAGTAGCAAACAGCGGATTTGGAGTGACAAAGTTTGGAGCATATTTTCAGGAAAAAATGGGTGGTCGTTTGTACGGCAATATTTTGTTCGATTTTGTGGGGGAGTGCTTTTCCGGTATTAAAGGTGAGTTATGATGAATTGCAGATGGCACAGGACGATACTATCGCGAAAATTGTATTTGCCGGGATGCGCTTTTTGTTGGCCGGGTTAATCATTCTTGTGGCGTTGTTTATTTTCAGCAGGAAAAGACTGCGCGTTTCGGGTAAACAGTTTTTATTTCTTATTATTTTCGGGATTATTCAAACAGCATTACAATATTATTTTTTCTACAATGGTCTTGCCCGGGTATCCGGAATGCAGGGGGCGATCCTGATTTCGAGCGGAACATTCTTTACCATTGTAATAGCTCACTTTTTTTACAGTGATGACCGCTTATCAGCCAAAAAAGTGTTTGGGCTGATTGCCGGTTTTGCCGGAATTGTTGCAGCTAATTGGGGCCAGGATTTCCAGTTGAGTTTCCGATTGACTGCGGAAGGGTTTATGTTGCTAGCTGCGCTTACAAGTTCAATTGGAACAATCATGGCCAAAGAGCTTGCGGTGGGGATTCACCCATATACATTGACCGGCTGGCAACTAACTATTGGGGCAAGCCTTATGTTGTTGATTGGTGTCCCGCAATTGAGTGACGATGCGATAACCTTTACACCGCTTGGCTGGGGATTGCTTCTCTACGCTGCGTTCCTGTCAACAACGGCATTTGCATTATGGTATTCGATATTGAAGTTCAACAAGGCCGGGGAGATTAGTATGTTCAAGTTCATTACACCGGTATCCGGGGTTATTTTGTCAGCGATGTTTATTCCAGGTGAAAAGTTGACGCTGAAAATCATGGGAGCTCTGGCGCTGGTAGCAGTTGGGATTATTACGGTGAATTATAGTGGTGGTAGAATCGGGAAGATGCGGGGTTGAAGGTGCCTGTCACTTCCCGGTTTTTGTCAAATATCGTTGTGAACGTGCCTGTCACCACCCGAAACTTCCCGAATATTGTCGAATGAGTTCCCTATCCCCTCGAAAACTCTTCCTAATGATTTTAATTTTCAAAAATTATGATAAAATTGCTTTAACATTAAAATTATGGAGGGGTTATTAAATGGCAAATTCTTTTCCTGTAATGAAAGAGGCAGTGGAGTTTTATTTTCCGGGAAACAAAACAGGGGTGCTTGTTATTCACGGGTTTACCGGAACGACACAAAGTATGTATTACCTTGGCGAGCAATTGGCGGAAGAAGGGTTCACTGTATTTGGCCCGCGATTGACAGGACACGGGACAACGCCGGAAGATATGGAAAATGCCTCTTATCAGGATTGGATTCAAACGGTTGAAAAAGGATTGGATAAATTAAAGGCAACTTGTGAAGCTATATTTGTGGCCGGACTGTCTATGGGTGGAACGTTAACCCTTTATTTGGCAGAAAACCATCCTGAGATAAAAGGGGTCATGCCAATCAATGCGGCAACCCATATGCCCGAATTGATTGCGAACTATGATTCGCTGAAAAATACGGAAACGCGGTTTGTGAAGGGTATTGGGTCCGATATTAAGCAGGAAGGTGTCGTGGAACTGGCCTATGAGCAGACACCGGTGAAGTCGATGCAGGAATTGATAAAGCTGTCGGAAATGGTGAGGGAAAATCTTTCCAATGTAAGTGCCCCTGCCATGATTTTTTCTTCCACTGAAGATCACGTTGTTCCACCGGAGAATTCACGGGAAATCTATGAATCAATCGCTTCAGATGTCCGGGATTTTATCGTGCTTGATAACAGCTATCATGTCGCAACGCTGGACGCTGATAAAGAATTGATTGCCAAGAAGTGTAAAGCGTTTATCGGGGAGAGGTTGAAGTGATATGCTTTGGACGGGGGTGATGGAATTTTGCTTGAAAAATACGGCTTAAAACGTGTGACACTTGATTTGCCATTCCGGCTTGACCATGTAAACTGCTTTCTGGCAGAAGGTGAGCACGGCTGGACAGCCATCGATGCAGGCCTGCATAACGAACAGACCGTTAAACGATGGGAGAAGGAATTGAACGGGAAAAATGTGACCGACATTATCGTGACGCACTACCATCCGGATCATTTCGGATATGTCGGAGGGATACAGGCGGAACATCATGCCAGAGTTTCCATGTCGGAAATTGATTATGAAGCTGCACTTAACGCATGGAACCGGGATTTTTTGGATGAGCTTTCGCAAAACTATTTGCTGGCGGGCATTCCTGAAAACTACGCCGAAAAGATGTTGAACAACACCAGGGAGTTTGTCCCGCTCGTGACACCGTACCCGAAAGTGAACCATTTTTTGCAGGATGGTGAGGTAATCCCGATTGGCAAGTATGACTATGAAGTAATTGCAACACCAGGGCATTCAGACGGTCTGGTCACTTTTTATAATAAGGAAAGAGATGTGCTCCTTTCGACAGACCATATTTTGCCGAAAATCACGCCGAATATTTCGTATTGGTTTCACGGCGATCCGAATCCATTGGCACGTTATCTGGAGTCACTGGACAAAATTAAAAAACTGGATGCTGATTTCGTTATCCCTTCTCACGGAGAGCCTTTTCATGGAGCAAACAATCGGATTGAGGAGATTAAAGTCCATCATGACGACCGGCTGGAGCAGACGTTGGATTCAATCGGCAGCGGAAGTACGGTGTATCAGGTATGTCAAAAATTATTTCGGAAAGAGCTCTCTGTTCATGAGTTGCGTTTTGCGGTTGGTGAAACGTTGGCCCATTTGGAATATTTGCGGTATGAGGGAGAGTGTAAAAGGGAAGTTCGTGGTGGTGAGTATTGGTATAGTTTGTGAGGGTGCCTGTCACCACCCGGGTTTTGTCGAATAATATTTGCTGAGGCTGCACATTTAGTTGTTTAAACGGACTATTTGTGCAGTTTTTGTTGGGGTGGTGCCTTGTTGGAGTGGTGCCTGTCACCGCCCGAATTTTGTCGATTAATCGGTGTGGAGATTCGGGCCAAAAGTACTAGGAAAATTGTGGTAACATTAATAGTTGGAGATGATTATTGAATTTTTCGTTTTGGGGGAGTCTTTATGAATAATTGTAAAACATGTGGTGCGGAGTTAAAACAGGGGCAAAATTTTTGCGGGGAGTGTGGTGCCGAGGTTAGCTGGCAGCCTGATAAGGGGCCAAAAAAACAGTCCTTTCAATTTAATAGGAAAACACTCATCCTTTCAGGGATTGCTGCTGCAATCATAGTATTTTTGATTGGCGGTTATATGATTGGGTCATCATTGACCGGTAAAGATAAAGCTGTCAAG
The genomic region above belongs to Virgibacillus doumboii and contains:
- a CDS encoding threonine synthase; the encoded protein is MRYSYVSHLYCPKCGNTFGTSEQHQLCTCGSPLLVAYDLDEMKKNVAPEEWGTREPTLWRYHELLPVEEEHHVVSLGEGMTPLIPMRELGNDMSIGNLYMKDEALIPTGTFKARGAAVGVSKAKEVGVKELAMPTNGNAGAAWGLYAARAGIIATIVMPADAPKITRNEVALSGANLYLVNGLISDAGKIVGKAVMDYNLYDASTLKEPYRIEGKKTMGLEIAEQLNWKMPDVILYPTGGGVGLIGIYKALNELKELGWVKGKLPRLVAVQSTGCAPIVKAWEEGKRESEFWNDSETLAFGINVPKALGDFLVLDAIYNTDGCAIAIDDESMLREQEKVANMEGSFICPEGAAAFAAIRRLRENGWIGRNETVVALNTGAGIKYPDTVRVSAEMLGKGDRV
- a CDS encoding sugar isomerase domain-containing protein; protein product: MFTYIGKIKEQMDQVERVNKESLEQVAQLVGKAIIDDKIIHVLGTGHSHMIGLELFIRAGGLANINAILDSTVLTADGAIRSSKLERVSGIADILWEEQTIADGDLVIVISNSGRNALPIEFAMRAKKEEHTVIVLTSLAQSKKYPSRHSSSKKLYEFGDIVMDNCVPSGDGLFEVCGIQTGAASTISGMALLHTAVTEGMKIAADNGAKLPIFTSQNIDGYNNDELYDMYKGRIKHM
- a CDS encoding DMT family transporter; protein product: MEHIFRKKWVVVCTAIFCSILWGSAFPVLKVSYDELQMAQDDTIAKIVFAGMRFLLAGLIILVALFIFSRKRLRVSGKQFLFLIIFGIIQTALQYYFFYNGLARVSGMQGAILISSGTFFTIVIAHFFYSDDRLSAKKVFGLIAGFAGIVAANWGQDFQLSFRLTAEGFMLLAALTSSIGTIMAKELAVGIHPYTLTGWQLTIGASLMLLIGVPQLSDDAITFTPLGWGLLLYAAFLSTTAFALWYSILKFNKAGEISMFKFITPVSGVILSAMFIPGEKLTLKIMGALALVAVGIITVNYSGGRIGKMRG
- a CDS encoding alpha/beta hydrolase — protein: MANSFPVMKEAVEFYFPGNKTGVLVIHGFTGTTQSMYYLGEQLAEEGFTVFGPRLTGHGTTPEDMENASYQDWIQTVEKGLDKLKATCEAIFVAGLSMGGTLTLYLAENHPEIKGVMPINAATHMPELIANYDSLKNTETRFVKGIGSDIKQEGVVELAYEQTPVKSMQELIKLSEMVRENLSNVSAPAMIFSSTEDHVVPPENSREIYESIASDVRDFIVLDNSYHVATLDADKELIAKKCKAFIGERLK
- a CDS encoding MBL fold metallo-hydrolase is translated as MLEKYGLKRVTLDLPFRLDHVNCFLAEGEHGWTAIDAGLHNEQTVKRWEKELNGKNVTDIIVTHYHPDHFGYVGGIQAEHHARVSMSEIDYEAALNAWNRDFLDELSQNYLLAGIPENYAEKMLNNTREFVPLVTPYPKVNHFLQDGEVIPIGKYDYEVIATPGHSDGLVTFYNKERDVLLSTDHILPKITPNISYWFHGDPNPLARYLESLDKIKKLDADFVIPSHGEPFHGANNRIEEIKVHHDDRLEQTLDSIGSGSTVYQVCQKLFRKELSVHELRFAVGETLAHLEYLRYEGECKREVRGGEYWYSL